The DNA window ggtcgaagggcctcatgccatccgccaacaagccTCTCATGGGCAAGGGTGAGactggagcttcggccgagaccgtgcaaaccatgtggtatggtatgcggcgccccctttcgaccgatgctcctgccgaaaccaaCATTATTCCTGCGAATGAAGTTTGTTATTTCTGCGGCTGGTATTATTTTGCCGCGCTTCGCCTCGTGCGATTGatggttatatatattattttttcctgGGCCGAACGGAACAGTATTGGGCCTTCCTATCTTTGGGCTTTTTACTGTGCCGCTCGgtcgatgggaatttaccgtttcgcctacccttgcAACACGTGGTgctttattactggtgggtaggcgaacggTCGCTTGGACGGGCTATATATTCCCGTTgctctttccttttcaccgccACACTTGCCATTTTACCGTGCGCGCTCTCTTTCTCCGTCTCTTCCTTTCACAGCATCTTTCGACCCCTCAGGCGTTTTGCCGAATCTCTTTTTTTGCCACCGCAAACGCACCGTTCGCCATGGCTCCACGTAAGCCAAACCCTACTTCGGCGAAAGGGCCAGATCctggccgagtcgatgacgacagcaccgcctttctgggggtctctcttgtggacgaCATCGAGCTGGCGAAGCTGGTCAGCTCTGGAGCGTTGGTtgaggggcaggctttcgccccaGGGAAAACCGTGGTGCTGAAACCTGTCGACAACCggacggtggtgttcgccgtattttttgaggcagggctacggtttccctgcaacgtgttgttgccggagatccttcgcctcttTGAGGTGGAACTTCCGCAgctgagcccgtcggcgcttgttcggatcgctatcttcgactgggcgtgccggacttccgggtttgagccCAACGCCGAGCTCTTTGACGCCATATTTTTcgccaccgtgaactcgaagacggtgatCACCCCGGCTGGAACGAAAAAAAGCgtgttcgggagcgtgaacttCAACGTTCGCCCCGAGTGGTCCGATCTCTGTCCGGTGAACGCTGCtatgtcgaagtgggaccgccattggatggcgaggtggttctaccacaccatccccttcgaggctggttCTGAATGGGCGCAAGCCCTTCGGTGCCGGCGTAGGGCGATTGCGCCGAACCGGAGACCCAAGATCGCTGTGGACGGCGCCATGGAGGCGCGGTTCGTTCTACTGCGGAAggtttgctcccgccttagctgccgtgacttggtggaggaatttTGTATGCTTCGtatttttcccctctcccagtaATGGCAAGTCGCGGTTGAGCAAGGCGAAGAAGTCGACGGTTTGCCGAACCTGATACTCCCTGAGGGGGCGAACAGTAAGACTTCTTTTGCTATATACTGCTGTGCTTTGTTATTTCGCCTTATTTGTCTTTTGACGTAGCTTCACGCTCTACTTTTACAGTGTGACCCTCGACcaggccgaagccgaagcccgcAGGATGATCGGCGATGTTTCGGTCGTCGAGTATAGTCAGCTGTTAACGCGTCAAGCGGCTGGGCGGGCGAATCGGGTTTACAATGGCAAACTGCCTCCCCGGGCGAATCCCCAaaaggccgacgacgaggcaGGGCCTTCACGAAAGCGGATGCGTggacaagtgaagcttgcccccaagaagcgaagggttcctgcttcgtctgactccgacgccgacgctgacgacgaggatgatgccgaagaacgtgacggcgaggaggatggagaggaagaggagaaggtgGAGGCTGTGGTTGATAAGGTTGCGGGTGAGGCGGTCGAAGACCGCGCCGACACCCCCGGGTACACTCCTACCCCAAGTCCTGGTCACAACGAaaccggggtggagtcgaacagctccccccttcgtcggaaggatttggaaggggcgaagGCCCTAGTTGCGTTCTCTTCAGGCATGGCGGCGAAGGGAGATCTTGTCAAAAAGGTGGCTAAAAAGAAAGGGCTCGTCGATGTCGCTCGCGTTTTTAGCGACAACGAGTCCTCCGACGGGACTCCGACTTCACCCGCTGGTCGCAGCCTAGATCTTTCGGCCGCCCCCATTCCACCACTTGGCGCCACTGGAGTGGACGGTAGTACTGCCGCTGGGGCTTCGGCTTCTGTGGAAAGGATTGTGATGGCCGCGGCGAAAGTATTCGGCAGTCCTCCGCATCAGCCGGTTGCCTCGCCGCTGATGGAGGCGAAGGGAAAGAGAGCGGTCGCTAAGACGTCCGCTTCGGAATATTCGCTCTCGGTACCCCGCTTCGCCCCTGGCGACTTCGAGACGCGAGCGGACCTCCTTCCTTTTGTGGAGGGGATAAGCAATCTTGTACTGCCCGCCAGCGCCCCGAGCTTGTTCACCGAACTGAATGAGTTCGACGAGGGGTGCTCTGCTATAAAAAGCCTGGCTGTTCGGGTACTTTCCCCCCCCTTTTTATCTTTGCTCTTCCTCTAACTTGTTTTCACAATTGGCACTTGTTCTCTTTGCCGCTCGTATTCTGCGCCCAGATCCTGGCGGCTCACTGCTCAACGGAGCGAACCGTGCGAGCTCAACTTGATGGGTTCAAaagccgtcttcgggccaaggatgacgAACTAGGCCACAAAaatttggagatggaggcccttGCCAACACCCTTAAGGAGGCGAAGGCCGAAAACAAGCGGCTCCAATCGGAACTAGAGAAAGGGAAGGAAGCTAGGGCCGAAGTCGATCGCTTAAAGGCCGAActagagaaagagaaggcccACACCGCCGTGCTCATAGATTATTATAACCTCACCGAGCCGATGATGGAGGCTCTTCGGCAGGAGGTTTGCAAGGCCGAAGCAAGCGCTGCAGAGGAGTCGCGGCGGTTTTCGCAGGAGATGGTGAAAACCACCGAGTCCGCGCGGACAGCGTGCCAAACGCTTCGCCTTGCCCTTACTGATATGGGCGCGAAGGTGCGGGGTGTCCCCTCCGAAGATGCctcagccttcgacttctccgaaTGGACCCAACAGGCTGGTGGTTCGGTTTCGGACTGCGCCACCGCATACGGCGATTGCTGTGCACGCGTGTCAGCGGCCTTTACCATGGGCCTCCTGCAGcagttcggctgcgagcacATCACCGAGTTCCCCAAGTACGCGAAGGGGGATTGGGAAATCAGTGCGCAAGACATTTCGCCTGCACTTCGTGCGTGGTGAAAACAATTTTGGCAGAAGGACGGCCGCTCCGCCGCTAAGGCGCGCCTTTTGGAGCAGCTGGCGAAAGCGGATGCGGCAGACATTTGTGAAGAGGAGGGCGCAGCGGccggagggggtggaggcgatgcccaggatcacccagaggtgtgaggccctccgcccttctcttagattttcatagttttcttttggtgtttGCTAGATGTGGCGAACCATTCTATATTCGGCAAACTGCCGCTAAACCTTAAAAAAGGCTTTTTTGCATACTTGGACTGTGTGATAATTTTAACCACTTTTTAATGATCAAAGTCTTTGGCATATTATTATTTCGCTCATTTTGCATTATGCCATACCTTCCCCTTCTTTCGCCTATTCTTACCATGCAAGatgtgtttttccttttctgcaCTGTCTACCAGGGGGTCTGCCGAAAATCATGCATTTGGCCCCCTTCTGGGAGCTGGCGAagtcaaaacgagaaatttgtggcattgaagggtttgccgaaggtgcgatgtccatttcggcctgtttatcgcgAAATGGAAATAAACGGTTGCAGCTATAAAGTTTTCAAGGTTGCCAACTGGCTGCAGGCGCACCCCGGGTGAACCTTAGAAGATTAcgatcttgttcattcaagacgtttggaggatatggctcgcttttggcgaaaccatcgatctttcagcgtcgttacagtttagtctgtgtttcgccccctaCTCATCTTAAggttgtgtatgatattagtagtgatgacgaacctagttcgtCCGACCATTCCTTAAGCAGGGATAATGATTACTGGGGCGAAAATGTAATTACTTGTAAAATGAATTTTATCGGGTTGTAAACCTTGtattcttcgattatttttttcGAAGCTAATAAAGAACatgctttatttccttttcgctatttttcgcATCGTCACACTTTGTGCTTTTGTTAGGTCGGAACATGCCGGCCCCTTTGCATATAGTAGCAAAATAGGTGTagtgacttttcagcttttcgtCGTTCGTTTTTGATCTGTAGCGTTCTATGTCGAGAGAAACGCTGACGCTGGCAATtttcgcacttcttgatttgctcaacgcagactttcaacacagtgggccaataaactccttgtctaaataCTTTGGAAGCCACTGTTCTTGCAACCTAGTGCGTGCcacatagcccctggtgtatctccTTTGCCATTTGTTCGCCTTCGGCAAAAGAGATGTAACGAAGTAAGGGTTGAAGTACCCCAGAGCGGTAAAGTTGACCCGAGACCATCTTATACTTCGTGGCTCTGAGTTGCAAACGCTTAGCTTCTGCTTCATCTACCGGAAGCCAGCCAGTTTCAAGGTGTTTCACAAATGGGGTTCGCCAGTCATatgggtcttcgcccagtttCTCTTGGTCGATTGCCATGACTTCCGGGCTGTCCACGGGCACAGTTGGAGCATGTAGGACTTCGAAAAAGAAGCCAGACGAATGTGGGCCACCACAAGCAGCGGACTTCGCCAAGGCGTCTCCTTCCTCGTTCTGGTCTCTAGGCAAGTGTTCGACTgttatgccggtgaagcatTTTTCCGTGGACCGAACGGCCTCCAGATACctcttcattccttcttcttttgcctcgaaggatttgtcaacatggcctgctaccaacttggagtcagttcgaattagcaggcgccggactcccagtgctttcgcctttcttaggcccaggaGAACGGCTTTGTATTCTGCtgcattgttggttgtgtcgagCTGCAATCTCGCTGTGTACCGAATCGGCACACCATTCGGCGAAAAGAGGACTGCCGCAACGCCtgcccccttgtgcgaccacgaaCCGTCAGAGCACATCACCCAGAACTGGTCTTCGGGCTCGGGGTCGGGGGCAAGTACCGGTGTCCATTCAGCTACGAAGTCAGCTAGCACTTTAGACTTGATAGCTCTGCCGCCCACTTGCTAAGCCGGCCAGTGACTTCCTTGCCTCGAAGTATTTCGCCCAAGTGGTACTGTGATGGgactatgactttgtgggcctggaagtagtgcttgagcttgcgcgaagccattaCTAGAGTGTAAGcaagcttttccatttcaatgtaccttgtcttcgctccttgtAGTGCTTCGGAGACGAAGTAGACTGGTTTCTGTCCggactctgtttcttggacgagtgcagcactgactgccactGGCGAAGCTGCCAAGTATAATAGCGGTGTGCTTCCTGGGGGTGGGCTTATCAGAGCTGGTGGGCTTTGCAtgtattgctttagctcgtcgaatgctgcttggcactctggtgtccaattaaactttcccgcgccccggagggtcttgaagaagggcaatcctctttcggccgcctttgagaggaatcgactgagtgccgcaattcggcctacaagcttttgtacttcatgtacgcttgacggaggcttcatttgttggatggcatcgattttctcgggattcgcctcgatgcctctttcggaaacaaggaatcccaacaacttgcctgcgcgGACGCTGAAAACACACTTCTCCAGATTCAGCTTTATGCCTGCCGCGCGCAAGCTGTCGAACGTCTCCTGCAGGTCGatcgcatggtcgaaagccttgtgGCTTTCTACGATGATATCGTCGACGCAAGCTTCCACATTCCGCCCCAATTGCTTgccaaggaccttgtacaccagcctggcgaaagttgctcctgcattccttaagccgaaaggcatcctgaggtgacaaaatgtgccgaatggagtgatgaaggacgttttggggatgtcgagcgggttcatgtggatctggtggtaaccggaatatgcatccaggaaactcatgagctcacatccagctgttgaatccactAGCTGGTCGATTCGCGGCAAGGGGAAATCGTCTTTCGGACACGCCTTGTTCAAatctgtgaaatcgacacacatgcgccatttgccgtttgacttccgcaccagcactggattcgccaACCACTCCGGATGGTCAATCTCTTGGATAACCCCTGCCCGAAGTAATTTTTGTACTTCGACCTTCGCCGCTTCTTGGCGATCGGCAGTCATCTTGtgcaacttttgttttcttggcttaatatccggcttgactgctaggtgatgcatgatgagatccgcCGGGACGCCCCCCACCTCGTCAGGGCTCCAGACGAAGATATCGATGTTCTTTTTGAGCACCTCTAGTATGctctcaacttcttcttcgcCCATATCGCCCCCAGtgatacgagctttgtggggtcagcatcatcaatctgcactTTCGTTACCTTGCCGTGAGGGGTGGGCTTCGGCGTGTGCTTCGGCCGCTCATGCGGTTCGGTCTCAGCattgtgcactgctctgttgattaCGGCTAGATCGCGTTTTGaagcggccgaaggctgaagccccttgactacTATCACCCCTGTTGGgccaggcatcttgagcttgagataattgtggtgggaaatggcttcgaacttgttcagggttgcacggccgaagatggcgttgtagttgtatGGGATGTTGACGACGTCGAACAGTATTTACTCTTCGCGCCTGTTTTCTCCCGAGCCGAAAGCTATCAGCAAAAGTGTTGGCCAAGAACTTGCACTGCCTCT is part of the Oryza glaberrima chromosome 4, OglaRS2, whole genome shotgun sequence genome and encodes:
- the LOC127770219 gene encoding uncharacterized protein LOC127770219 translates to MKRYLEAVRSTEKCFTGITVEHLPRDQNEEGDALAKSAACGGPHSSGFFFEVLHAPTVPVDSPEVMAIDQEKLGEDPYDWRTPFVKHLETGWLPVDEAEAKRLQLRATKRTNGKGDTPGAMWHALGCKNSGFQSI